A genome region from Constrictibacter sp. MBR-5 includes the following:
- the modB gene encoding molybdate ABC transporter permease subunit, with amino-acid sequence MPTLTPLEWEALTLSLRVALWSMVVSLPPALAVAWVLARCRFPGRTLLDGLVHLPLILPPVVTGYLLLLLLGTRGPVGAWLNETFGIVLAFRWTGAVVAAAVMGFPLMVRAIRLSIEAVDSRLEAAAGTLGASPPLVFLTVTLPLILPGIVAGAILAFAKGMGEFGATITFVSNIPGETRTLPIAIYTLLQVPGGETAAARLTGIAIALSMLALVGSELLARRISRRIRGLDAVR; translated from the coding sequence ATGCCCACCCTCACGCCCCTAGAGTGGGAGGCCCTGACCCTCAGCCTGCGCGTCGCGCTGTGGAGCATGGTGGTCAGCCTGCCGCCGGCCCTCGCCGTCGCTTGGGTGCTCGCCCGCTGCCGGTTTCCCGGGCGGACGCTCCTCGACGGGCTCGTCCACCTGCCGCTGATCCTGCCGCCGGTCGTGACGGGCTACCTGCTGCTCCTGCTGCTCGGTACGCGCGGCCCGGTCGGCGCCTGGCTGAACGAGACCTTCGGCATCGTCTTGGCGTTCCGATGGACGGGGGCGGTGGTCGCCGCGGCGGTGATGGGCTTTCCGCTGATGGTCCGCGCGATCCGCCTTTCGATCGAGGCCGTCGACAGCCGGCTGGAGGCGGCCGCCGGCACCCTGGGCGCCAGTCCGCCGCTGGTGTTCCTGACGGTGACGCTGCCGCTCATCCTGCCGGGGATCGTCGCCGGCGCCATCCTGGCCTTCGCCAAGGGCATGGGCGAGTTCGGTGCCACCATCACCTTCGTGTCGAACATTCCCGGCGAGACGCGCACCCTGCCGATCGCCATCTACACGCTGCTCCAGGTGCCGGGCGGGGAGACGGCGGCGGCGCGGCTGACCGGCATCGCCATCGCCCTCTCGATGCTGGCCCTGGTCGGGTCGGAACTGCTGGCTCGGCGCATCTCCAGGCGGATTCGCGGCCTTGACGCTGTTCGTTGA
- the modC gene encoding molybdenum ABC transporter ATP-binding protein → MTLFVDVERRLGAFSVSVRFEAGAGVTALFGRSGAGKTSVVDMIAGLLRPDAGRIVAEGDVLFDAAAGIDLPPHRRGIGYVFQDSRLFPHLTVRQNLLYGRWIGRRGSRATLRPVIEMLGIGHLLGRRPAALSGGERQRVALGRALLAAPRLLLMDEPLASLDGPRREEILPYIERLRREAGIPIVYVSHSLLEVVRLADTMVLLSEGRVAAAGSVASVMARTDLPMLTGRQEAGAVLDARVAEHVAAFGLTVLDTLAGRLRVPHVDLPVGSSLRLRIRARDVMVATVAPEGLSALNQLPAEVVEIGPPHGAAVELRLACGSVPLLARVTLQSVDALGLAPGRRVWAVIKSVALASEPDSDADLVVHET, encoded by the coding sequence TTGACGCTGTTCGTTGACGTCGAGCGCCGGCTCGGCGCCTTCTCCGTCTCCGTCCGGTTCGAAGCGGGTGCCGGCGTGACCGCCCTGTTCGGCAGGTCCGGCGCCGGCAAGACCTCGGTCGTCGACATGATCGCCGGCCTGCTGCGCCCGGACGCCGGACGAATCGTCGCCGAGGGCGATGTCCTTTTCGACGCTGCCGCCGGCATCGACCTGCCGCCGCATCGCCGCGGCATCGGCTACGTCTTCCAGGACAGCCGCCTGTTCCCGCATCTCACGGTCCGGCAGAACCTGCTCTACGGCCGCTGGATCGGCCGGCGCGGTTCGCGCGCGACGCTCCGTCCGGTCATCGAGATGCTCGGCATCGGCCATCTGCTCGGCCGCCGTCCCGCCGCGCTGTCCGGCGGCGAGCGCCAGCGGGTGGCGCTCGGCCGCGCGCTGCTCGCCGCACCCCGCCTGCTGCTGATGGACGAACCGCTCGCCTCGCTGGACGGGCCGCGGCGCGAGGAGATCCTGCCCTATATCGAGCGCCTGCGCCGCGAGGCGGGCATCCCGATCGTCTATGTCAGCCATTCGCTGTTGGAGGTCGTGCGTCTGGCCGACACGATGGTGTTGCTGTCGGAGGGGCGCGTCGCCGCGGCGGGCTCCGTGGCCTCGGTCATGGCGCGCACCGATCTTCCGATGCTGACCGGCCGGCAGGAGGCGGGCGCCGTGCTCGACGCGCGCGTGGCGGAGCATGTCGCCGCCTTCGGCCTCACCGTGCTCGACACGCTGGCCGGGCGGCTGCGCGTGCCCCATGTCGACCTGCCGGTGGGATCGTCCCTGCGGCTGCGCATCCGTGCGCGCGACGTGATGGTGGCGACCGTCGCGCCGGAGGGACTGAGCGCCCTCAACCAGCTTCCCGCCGAGGTCGTCGAGATCGGTCCGCCGCACGGTGCGGCCGTCGAACTGCGGCTCGCCTGCGGATCCGTGCCGCTGCTCGCGCGCGTCACGCTTCAGTCGGTCGATGCGCTCGGCCTCGCGCCCGGCCGCCGCGTCTGGGCGGTGATCAAGAGCGTGGCCTTGGCCTCGGAGCCGGACTCGGACGCCGACCTCGTCGTGCACGAGACCTAA
- a CDS encoding metal-sensitive transcriptional regulator, translating into MKSETTSSCLKRLARIEGQVRGIARMVEEDRYCIDVITQVQAVRAALQRVEEEVLKDHVEHCVEHAIASGDAGEQRRKVAELLQVLGRRSS; encoded by the coding sequence GTGAAAAGCGAAACCACCAGTTCCTGCCTCAAGCGCCTCGCCCGCATCGAGGGCCAGGTGCGCGGCATCGCCCGCATGGTCGAGGAGGACCGCTACTGCATCGACGTGATCACCCAGGTGCAGGCGGTCCGCGCCGCCCTCCAGCGCGTCGAGGAGGAAGTGCTGAAGGACCATGTCGAGCACTGCGTCGAGCACGCCATCGCCAGCGGCGACGCCGGCGAGCAGCGGCGCAAGGTGGCCGAACTGCTGCAGGTGCTGGGCCGGCGCTCGAGCTGA
- a CDS encoding heavy metal translocating P-type ATPase, with protein MSACCHTHAAKHDHAASAGATVKDPVCGMTVDPATAKHSASHGGETYWFCSARCRERFEAEPERWLNPQPQEPAAGSEGALHVCPMCEGVEKMGPGTCPKCGMALEPANPVAAKTTRYTCPMHPEIVRDEPGECPICGMALEPVAVTAEQGPNPELVDFRRRFIVGSVFTVPLFLLAMGTHLVDLHDVVSPIVSHWIQFALATPVVLWAGLPFFERAWASLVTRNLNMFTLIGLGTGAAYAYSVVATVAPGIFPEGFRLHDGGVDVYFEAAAVIVVLVLLGQILELRAREQTGGAIRALLDMAPKTARRLTDDGTDEEVPLERIRVGDRLRVRPGDRVPVDGAVVDGRSSVDESMVTGEPMPVQKAAGDPVIGGTLNGAGGFVMRADKVGEDTLLSGIVQMVASAQRSRAPIQRTVDRVAGYFVPVVVAAAVLAFAAWAIFGPPPALAHALIAAVAVLIIACPCALGLATPMSIMVGTGRGAGEGLLFRNAEALEVFEGIDTLVVDKTGTLTEGKPKVVAVRTVGDRGEDDLLALAAGLERGSEHPLGAAIVAAAESRGLSVSDAADFASESGEGVHGTVGRRRIALGNVRLMERLGVDPGPLLDLAETLRADGATAMLVAIDGAAAGVVAVADPVKEGTAEALRALHAEGLRIVMLTGDSRTTARAVAAGLGIDEVEAEVLPADKGRTIERLRGEGRRVAMAGDGINDAPALAAADVGIAMGTGTDVAIESAGVTLVKGDLRGIVRARRISRATMRNIRQNLFLAFVYNAIGVPIAAGVLYPVLGILLSPMVAAVAMSLSSVSVIGNALRLRRARL; from the coding sequence ATGTCGGCCTGCTGCCATACGCACGCTGCAAAGCATGATCACGCCGCGTCTGCCGGCGCGACCGTGAAGGATCCGGTCTGCGGCATGACCGTCGATCCCGCCACGGCGAAACACAGCGCCAGCCACGGCGGCGAGACCTACTGGTTCTGCAGCGCGCGCTGCCGCGAGCGCTTCGAGGCGGAGCCGGAGCGCTGGCTGAACCCGCAGCCGCAGGAACCGGCGGCCGGCAGCGAAGGCGCGCTGCACGTCTGTCCGATGTGCGAGGGCGTCGAGAAGATGGGTCCCGGCACCTGCCCGAAGTGCGGCATGGCCCTAGAGCCGGCCAATCCCGTGGCGGCGAAGACGACCCGCTACACCTGCCCGATGCATCCCGAGATCGTGCGCGACGAGCCGGGCGAGTGTCCGATCTGCGGGATGGCGCTGGAGCCGGTCGCCGTGACGGCGGAGCAGGGGCCCAATCCCGAACTCGTCGACTTCCGGCGCCGCTTCATCGTCGGATCCGTCTTCACCGTGCCGCTCTTCCTGCTCGCGATGGGCACCCATCTCGTCGACCTGCACGACGTCGTCTCCCCTATCGTCTCCCACTGGATCCAGTTCGCACTGGCGACGCCGGTCGTGCTCTGGGCGGGGCTGCCGTTCTTCGAGCGCGCATGGGCGTCTCTCGTGACGCGCAATCTCAACATGTTCACGCTCATCGGCCTCGGCACCGGTGCGGCCTATGCCTACAGCGTCGTCGCGACGGTGGCGCCCGGCATCTTCCCTGAGGGCTTCCGCCTGCACGACGGCGGCGTCGACGTCTATTTCGAGGCGGCGGCCGTGATCGTCGTGCTCGTGCTGCTCGGCCAGATCCTCGAACTGCGCGCCCGCGAGCAGACCGGCGGCGCCATCCGCGCCCTGCTCGACATGGCGCCGAAGACGGCGCGCCGGCTCACCGACGACGGCACCGACGAGGAGGTCCCGCTCGAGCGGATCCGCGTCGGCGACCGCCTGCGTGTCCGTCCCGGCGACCGGGTGCCGGTCGACGGCGCGGTCGTCGATGGCCGCAGCAGCGTCGATGAGTCGATGGTCACCGGGGAGCCGATGCCGGTGCAGAAGGCGGCGGGCGATCCGGTGATCGGCGGCACGCTCAACGGTGCCGGCGGCTTCGTCATGCGCGCCGACAAGGTGGGCGAGGACACGCTGCTCTCCGGCATCGTCCAGATGGTCGCGTCCGCCCAGCGCAGCCGCGCGCCGATCCAGCGCACCGTCGACCGCGTCGCCGGCTACTTCGTCCCGGTGGTGGTCGCGGCGGCCGTGCTCGCCTTCGCCGCATGGGCGATCTTCGGCCCGCCGCCGGCCCTGGCGCACGCACTGATCGCGGCCGTCGCCGTCCTGATCATCGCCTGCCCCTGCGCGCTGGGGCTCGCCACGCCGATGTCGATCATGGTCGGCACGGGCCGCGGCGCGGGCGAGGGGCTGCTGTTCCGCAACGCCGAAGCGCTGGAGGTCTTCGAGGGGATCGACACGCTGGTCGTCGACAAGACCGGCACGCTGACCGAGGGCAAGCCGAAGGTCGTCGCGGTCCGCACGGTCGGCGACCGCGGCGAGGACGACCTGCTCGCCCTGGCGGCCGGGCTCGAACGCGGCAGCGAGCACCCGCTGGGTGCCGCCATCGTCGCTGCTGCAGAATCGCGCGGTCTCTCCGTGTCGGATGCCGCCGACTTCGCCTCGGAAAGCGGCGAGGGCGTTCACGGCACGGTCGGCCGCCGCCGGATCGCGCTCGGCAATGTCCGCCTCATGGAGCGGCTCGGCGTCGATCCCGGCCCGCTCCTCGACCTCGCCGAGACGCTCCGGGCGGACGGGGCGACTGCGATGCTGGTGGCGATCGACGGCGCCGCGGCCGGCGTCGTCGCCGTGGCCGACCCGGTCAAGGAAGGTACCGCCGAGGCGCTGCGCGCGCTGCACGCCGAGGGACTGCGCATCGTCATGCTGACCGGCGACAGCCGCACGACCGCCCGTGCCGTAGCGGCCGGGTTGGGAATCGACGAGGTCGAGGCCGAGGTCCTGCCGGCCGACAAGGGCCGCACGATCGAGCGCCTGCGCGGCGAGGGGCGGCGGGTCGCCATGGCCGGCGACGGCATCAACGACGCGCCGGCACTGGCCGCCGCCGATGTCGGCATCGCCATGGGCACCGGCACCGACGTCGCGATCGAGAGTGCCGGGGTGACCTTGGTCAAGGGCGACCTGCGCGGCATCGTCCGCGCCCGCCGGATCAGCCGCGCCACGATGCGCAACATCCGCCAGAACCTGTTCCTGGCCTTCGTCTACAACGCCATCGGCGTGCCGATCGCCGCGGGCGTGCTCTATCCCGTGCTGGGCATCCTGCTCAGCCCGATGGTCGCTGCGGTGGCGATGAGCCTCAGCTCCGTCTCGGTCATCGGCAACGCGCTCCGGCTGCGGCGTGCGCGGCTTTAG
- a CDS encoding trimeric intracellular cation channel family protein encodes MAPTIEILQGAYSALELAGLAVFAVSGALTAARREMDPFGFIVIGTVTAIGGGTIRDLLLGIGPVFWVQKPVYLWVCVAAALPVFWLARLLTSRYRALLWADALGMALFAVAGAEKALATGASASVAVTMGVITAAFGGVLRDILCGERPLLLHKEIYATAALAGALTYVSLQPFAPEGPERAVAAFAVAFGLRAAAIVFGWSIPHYRRPDRPLDGPAP; translated from the coding sequence ATGGCGCCGACGATCGAGATCCTGCAGGGGGCCTATTCCGCCCTCGAACTGGCGGGGCTCGCCGTGTTCGCCGTGTCGGGCGCGCTGACGGCGGCGCGGCGCGAGATGGACCCGTTCGGGTTCATCGTGATCGGCACGGTCACCGCCATCGGCGGCGGGACGATCCGGGACCTGCTGCTGGGCATCGGCCCCGTGTTCTGGGTGCAGAAGCCGGTCTATCTGTGGGTGTGCGTTGCCGCGGCGCTGCCGGTCTTCTGGCTGGCGCGGCTGCTAACGTCGCGCTACCGGGCGCTGCTATGGGCCGACGCGCTCGGCATGGCGCTCTTCGCCGTCGCGGGCGCGGAGAAGGCGCTGGCGACAGGCGCCTCCGCCTCGGTCGCCGTCACCATGGGGGTGATCACCGCGGCCTTCGGCGGCGTGCTGCGCGACATTCTGTGCGGCGAGCGGCCGCTGCTGCTGCACAAGGAGATCTATGCGACCGCGGCTCTCGCCGGCGCCCTCACCTACGTGTCGCTGCAGCCTTTCGCGCCGGAGGGGCCGGAGCGCGCGGTGGCGGCATTCGCCGTCGCCTTCGGCCTGCGCGCGGCCGCTATCGTCTTCGGCTGGTCGATCCCGCACTACAGGCGCCCGGACCGCCCGCTCGACGGTCCGGCGCCCTGA
- a CDS encoding TIGR03084 family metal-binding protein, which yields MLQQIADLREEGAELHALLAGLADADWERETLFKRWTINDIVQHLHFGDEMGMASLRGPDDFTALMADVRAQRETGLTRVEETRKRLGDPRGHALLSLWKGHLDTLCDALEARDPAARITWAGPDMSVRMFATARQMEIWAHAQAIWDVLGLERGCAERLQNIAVICVKTFGWTFVNRKLPVPETVPHVRLTAPSGTVWEWNDPASPSAVEGDAVAFCQVCTQTRNIADTDLVVRGDAAERWMALAQCFAGPPEDPPAPGLRRRAAEPVARAAAT from the coding sequence GTGCTGCAGCAGATTGCCGATCTTCGCGAGGAAGGCGCCGAACTCCACGCCCTTCTGGCCGGGCTGGCCGACGCGGACTGGGAGCGCGAGACCCTCTTCAAGCGCTGGACGATCAACGACATCGTCCAGCATCTGCATTTCGGCGACGAGATGGGCATGGCGTCGCTGCGCGGGCCCGACGATTTCACGGCGCTGATGGCCGACGTCAGGGCGCAGCGCGAGACCGGCCTGACCCGCGTGGAGGAGACGCGCAAGCGCCTGGGCGACCCGCGCGGCCACGCGCTGCTGTCCCTTTGGAAGGGCCATCTCGACACGCTCTGCGACGCGCTGGAGGCCCGCGACCCCGCCGCGCGGATCACCTGGGCCGGCCCCGACATGAGCGTGCGGATGTTCGCGACCGCCCGGCAGATGGAGATCTGGGCGCATGCTCAGGCCATCTGGGACGTGCTCGGCCTGGAGCGCGGCTGCGCCGAGCGGCTGCAGAACATCGCCGTCATCTGCGTGAAGACTTTCGGCTGGACCTTCGTGAACCGGAAGCTGCCGGTCCCCGAGACCGTGCCCCATGTGCGCCTGACCGCGCCATCGGGCACCGTCTGGGAGTGGAACGATCCGGCCTCGCCGAGCGCCGTCGAGGGCGATGCGGTCGCCTTCTGCCAGGTTTGCACCCAGACGCGGAACATCGCCGACACCGACCTCGTCGTGCGCGGCGACGCCGCGGAGCGCTGGATGGCCTTGGCGCAGTGTTTCGCCGGTCCGCCGGAGGATCCTCCGGCACCCGGCCTGCGCCGCCGCGCCGCGGAACCGGTCGCGCGCGCCGCGGCGACCTGA
- a CDS encoding UPF0149 family protein: MQAQLSDDEIEALDAFLMSDAAPEDCMLISDLDGFLTAVAIGPDEVQPAEWLPVVWGEEEPEFEDAAQAEAMVGLMHRRIANIRRQVVEDPDEYAPWFWADDDDNPVAIAWAEGFLAAIDLRPEAWQPLLESEEGLQLVGPIAIFWPAAEDAAPAEDDGDLEELQLQMAELIPDAVVGIGKFWASARLH; encoded by the coding sequence ATGCAGGCGCAGCTGAGCGACGACGAGATCGAGGCTCTCGACGCCTTCCTCATGTCGGATGCGGCCCCCGAGGACTGCATGCTCATCTCGGACCTCGACGGCTTCCTGACGGCCGTCGCGATCGGCCCGGATGAGGTGCAGCCGGCCGAATGGCTCCCGGTGGTGTGGGGCGAGGAGGAGCCGGAGTTCGAGGACGCGGCGCAGGCCGAAGCGATGGTTGGGCTGATGCATCGCCGCATCGCCAACATCCGCCGTCAGGTGGTCGAGGACCCGGACGAGTACGCGCCCTGGTTCTGGGCCGACGACGACGACAATCCGGTCGCCATCGCCTGGGCCGAGGGCTTCCTCGCCGCGATCGACCTGCGGCCGGAAGCATGGCAGCCGCTGCTGGAATCCGAAGAGGGCCTGCAGCTCGTCGGCCCGATCGCGATCTTCTGGCCGGCGGCGGAGGATGCGGCGCCCGCGGAGGACGACGGCGATCTCGAGGAACTGCAGCTGCAGATGGCGGAACTGATCCCCGACGCCGTCGTCGGCATCGGCAAGTTCTGGGCGTCCGCCAGGCTTCACTAA
- a CDS encoding glucose 1-dehydrogenase — translation MDALFDLSGKVALVTGGSRGLGYQMVKAFAAHGADVIVTSRKVDNCRAVAAEVEGMGRRALAYGCNVARWEELDGLVEAAYAAFGKVDILVNNAGSSPLAPSSLETSEQLFDRVVSLNFKGPFRLCAMIGSRMAAGDGGSIINVSSAGALRPRPEIAPYAGAKAALNAVTTAFAFEYGPKVRVNTISPGRFLTDVSEAWSEEHKKNPTAALRRSGLPEEIVTAALYLASDRSSFTTGSIVRVDGGIA, via the coding sequence ATGGATGCGCTTTTCGACCTCAGCGGGAAGGTGGCGCTGGTCACCGGCGGCAGCCGCGGGCTGGGCTACCAGATGGTCAAGGCCTTCGCGGCGCACGGCGCAGACGTGATCGTCACCAGCCGCAAGGTCGACAACTGCCGGGCCGTCGCCGCCGAGGTCGAGGGCATGGGCCGCCGGGCGCTCGCCTATGGCTGCAACGTCGCCCGCTGGGAGGAACTGGACGGTCTGGTCGAGGCGGCCTACGCCGCCTTCGGCAAGGTCGATATCCTGGTGAACAATGCCGGCAGCTCGCCCCTGGCGCCCTCGTCGCTGGAGACGAGCGAGCAGCTGTTCGACCGTGTCGTGTCGCTGAACTTCAAGGGACCGTTCCGCCTCTGCGCGATGATCGGCAGCCGCATGGCGGCGGGCGACGGCGGCTCGATCATCAACGTGTCGAGCGCCGGGGCCCTGCGTCCGCGCCCGGAGATCGCGCCCTATGCCGGTGCCAAGGCGGCACTCAATGCCGTCACCACGGCCTTCGCCTTCGAGTACGGCCCGAAGGTGCGGGTGAACACCATCTCGCCCGGCCGCTTCCTGACCGACGTCTCCGAAGCCTGGTCGGAGGAGCACAAGAAGAACCCGACGGCCGCCCTGCGCCGCAGCGGCCTGCCGGAGGAGATCGTCACCGCCGCCCTCTACCTCGCGAGCGACCGGTCGAGCTTCACCACGGGATCGATCGTCAGGGTCGACGGCGGCATCGCCTGA
- a CDS encoding RraA family protein, with the protein MGQGFRISARTRKVDEATVARFAKLPVANVSDVMARMTAGGARLRPMHAGGVMAGPAFTVKTRPGDNLMVHRALDIADPGDVIVVDAGGDLTNAIIGELMLAFAEHRRLGGFVINGAIRDYAAIHAGAFPVFAAGITHRGPYKDGPGEINVPVAIDGMVVEPGDLMIGDEDGLLCVPYDALETVARDAEAKQAAEEKQMAATKAGTIDRSWVEATLRKLGCEGL; encoded by the coding sequence ATGGGACAGGGATTCAGGATCTCTGCGCGCACGCGCAAGGTCGACGAGGCGACGGTCGCGCGGTTCGCGAAGCTGCCGGTCGCCAACGTCAGCGACGTGATGGCGCGGATGACGGCGGGCGGCGCGCGGCTGCGGCCGATGCATGCCGGCGGCGTGATGGCCGGACCCGCCTTCACGGTGAAGACGCGGCCCGGCGACAATCTGATGGTGCATCGGGCGCTCGATATCGCCGATCCCGGCGACGTGATCGTCGTGGACGCCGGCGGCGACCTGACCAACGCCATCATCGGCGAACTGATGCTGGCCTTCGCCGAGCACCGCCGGCTGGGCGGCTTCGTCATCAACGGCGCGATCCGCGACTATGCCGCGATTCACGCCGGCGCCTTTCCGGTGTTCGCCGCCGGCATCACGCACCGCGGCCCCTACAAGGACGGGCCGGGCGAGATCAACGTGCCGGTCGCGATCGACGGCATGGTGGTCGAGCCGGGCGACCTGATGATCGGCGACGAGGACGGGCTGCTCTGCGTGCCCTACGACGCGCTGGAGACGGTCGCGCGCGACGCCGAGGCGAAGCAGGCCGCCGAGGAGAAGCAGATGGCCGCGACGAAGGCCGGCACCATCGACCGCAGCTGGGTCGAGGCGACGCTCAGGAAGCTCGGCTGCGAGGGGCTGTGA
- a CDS encoding MFS transporter, giving the protein MQARGSQTSGSKASDSIETRASWVVATAAFTIIMISFATPYIVIVGLKPIAEDMGGLRSTPALAASLAYLGTATGGIGMGWWADRAGVIRPVLLGVVMVALGAMLASTGSIWALYVGYGLMVGLLGNSGLFAPLLTYVSRWFDRRRGVAISLVTSGQQIAGALWPPLFGLAIGAFGWQQTMFWFGVLALCALLPLTWFMRREPPAPSASTVAADPVKNAPVLGLRPNLVFGLLCTAIVGCCIPMSMPMGHLVAFCSDLGFAPARGAEMLSLLLFCAFLSRIFWGTLSDRIGGLRTVLAGTTCQAVGMALFGVVDDFVGLYILSAAFGLGFGGIVPSYVLTVREHFPSAEAGWRIATLVFFGLSGMAAGGWLAGVIYDWAAHYQPAFMLGLAFNLCTVAIVASLVMRDRRPSRRDANELPATA; this is encoded by the coding sequence ATGCAGGCCAGGGGTTCGCAGACCAGCGGTTCGAAGGCCAGCGATTCGATAGAGACACGCGCCTCCTGGGTCGTGGCGACGGCGGCGTTCACGATCATCATGATCTCGTTCGCCACGCCCTACATCGTCATCGTCGGGCTGAAGCCGATCGCCGAGGACATGGGCGGGCTGCGCTCGACGCCAGCACTCGCCGCGTCGCTGGCCTATCTCGGCACCGCCACCGGCGGCATCGGCATGGGCTGGTGGGCCGACCGGGCCGGGGTGATCCGTCCGGTGCTGCTCGGCGTGGTCATGGTCGCGCTGGGCGCGATGCTCGCCAGCACCGGCAGCATCTGGGCGCTCTATGTCGGCTACGGCCTGATGGTGGGGCTGCTCGGCAATTCCGGCCTGTTCGCGCCGCTCCTCACCTATGTCAGCCGCTGGTTCGACCGTCGGCGCGGCGTCGCGATCAGCCTCGTCACCAGCGGCCAGCAGATTGCCGGCGCGCTCTGGCCGCCGCTGTTCGGCCTCGCCATCGGCGCCTTCGGCTGGCAGCAGACGATGTTTTGGTTCGGCGTCCTGGCCCTCTGCGCCCTGCTGCCGCTCACCTGGTTCATGCGCCGCGAGCCGCCGGCGCCGTCTGCGAGCACCGTCGCCGCCGACCCGGTGAAGAACGCACCCGTGCTCGGGCTCCGACCGAACCTCGTCTTCGGCCTGCTGTGCACCGCGATCGTCGGCTGCTGCATTCCGATGTCGATGCCGATGGGCCACCTCGTCGCCTTCTGCAGCGACCTCGGCTTCGCCCCGGCGCGCGGTGCCGAGATGCTGTCGCTGCTGCTCTTCTGCGCCTTCCTCAGCCGCATCTTCTGGGGAACGCTGTCCGATCGGATCGGCGGGCTGCGCACCGTGCTCGCCGGGACCACCTGCCAGGCGGTGGGGATGGCGCTGTTCGGCGTCGTCGACGATTTCGTCGGCCTCTACATCCTGTCCGCCGCCTTCGGGCTCGGCTTCGGCGGCATCGTGCCGAGCTACGTCCTGACGGTGCGCGAGCACTTCCCGTCAGCCGAGGCGGGCTGGCGCATCGCCACGCTGGTCTTCTTCGGCCTCAGCGGCATGGCGGCCGGCGGCTGGCTCGCCGGCGTCATCTACGACTGGGCGGCGCATTACCAGCCCGCCTTCATGCTGGGCCTCGCCTTCAATCTCTGCACGGTCGCCATCGTCGCCAGCCTCGTCATGCGTGACCGCCGGCCGTCGCGCCGTGACGCCAATGAACTCCCGGCCACCGCTTGA
- a CDS encoding peptidoglycan-binding protein codes for MLTLPILKKLYETAEDETLSVFAEQAEAVLGEFGILAARERLHFFLAQIGHESGGLKIRCENMNYSPERLMQVWPRRFPDLASTNGFARAPEALANNVYGGRMGNDAPGDGWKYRGRGFIQITGKDGYRQVGERAGLDLVADPDQALDPRNCLRIACAFWDWKRINPLCDAGDFTAVTRRINGGTVGMQDRFAWLTKVQALVPWAPRPGARRTEADLSLDEIKAAQACLKACGFYEGSIDGIFGRNSRGGLKQFQAENGLPATGRLDPQTLEKLKAAAGEGAAAVSAATPAPAPATAMPATAPAASAAAGESEMLRRGREIRRELMGDALVARMAKNTYDSPLMRKFGDYASEAVFGLLWTRPGLDLKTKTLICVVSDTATARWPELAIHLRMARRQGWTEDELAETLLHLSGYVGLPPVREGMIVARETFEAMAAEEGGAQGDGT; via the coding sequence ATGCTCACGCTTCCAATCCTGAAGAAGCTCTACGAAACGGCGGAGGACGAGACCCTTTCGGTCTTCGCCGAGCAGGCCGAAGCGGTGCTCGGCGAGTTCGGCATCCTGGCCGCGCGCGAGCGCCTGCACTTCTTCCTGGCGCAGATCGGCCACGAGTCGGGCGGCCTGAAGATCCGCTGCGAGAACATGAACTACTCGCCCGAGCGCCTGATGCAGGTCTGGCCGCGGCGCTTCCCCGACCTCGCGTCCACCAACGGTTTCGCCCGCGCGCCGGAAGCCCTGGCCAACAACGTCTATGGCGGGCGCATGGGCAACGATGCGCCCGGCGACGGCTGGAAATATCGCGGTCGCGGCTTCATCCAGATCACCGGCAAGGACGGCTACCGCCAGGTCGGCGAGCGTGCCGGCCTCGACCTCGTCGCGGATCCGGACCAGGCGCTCGATCCCAGGAACTGCCTGCGCATCGCCTGCGCCTTCTGGGACTGGAAGCGGATCAATCCGCTGTGCGACGCGGGCGACTTCACTGCGGTGACGCGCCGGATCAACGGCGGCACCGTCGGCATGCAGGACCGGTTCGCCTGGCTGACCAAGGTCCAGGCGCTCGTTCCGTGGGCGCCGCGGCCGGGCGCGCGGCGTACGGAGGCCGATCTCTCGCTGGACGAGATCAAGGCCGCGCAGGCGTGTCTGAAGGCGTGCGGTTTCTACGAGGGCTCGATCGACGGCATCTTCGGCAGGAACAGCCGCGGCGGCCTGAAACAATTCCAGGCGGAAAACGGCCTGCCCGCCACCGGTCGTCTGGATCCGCAAACGCTGGAGAAGCTGAAGGCCGCGGCGGGCGAGGGGGCCGCGGCGGTGTCGGCGGCCACGCCTGCGCCTGCGCCTGCGACTGCCATGCCGGCCACCGCGCCCGCGGCCTCGGCGGCAGCCGGCGAGAGCGAGATGCTGCGCCGGGGACGCGAGATCCGGCGCGAGCTCATGGGCGACGCGCTCGTCGCGCGCATGGCGAAGAACACCTACGACAGTCCGCTGATGCGCAAGTTCGGCGACTATGCCAGCGAGGCGGTCTTCGGCCTGCTGTGGACGCGTCCGGGGCTCGACCTGAAGACGAAGACGCTGATCTGCGTCGTCTCCGACACGGCGACGGCGCGCTGGCCGGAACTGGCGATCCACCTGCGCATGGCGCGCCGCCAGGGCTGGACCGAGGACGAGCTGGCCGAGACGCTGCTGCACCTCTCCGGCTATGTCGGCCTGCCCCCGGTGCGCGAGGGGATGATCGTGGCGCGCGAGACGTTCGAGGCGATGGCGGCCGAAGAGGGCGGGGCACAGGGTGACGGCACCTAG